From the Kallotenue papyrolyticum genome, the window CTCCAACGATCCGCTGCTGATCGCGCTCGGCAGCCTCCTGCTGCTGGTATGCCTGCGCATCGCTGGCGACGCGCCGCTCGATCCACGGCGTGGCAGCCTACTGGCCGGCGCACTGCTGGGCCTGATGCTGATCACCAAGCAGAGCGCGTTGCTGTTCGCACCGCTGCCGCTGCTGGCGCTGACCGTCCGCGGCGACCGGCGCTGGCGGGAACGCCTCGGCGATATGCTGCTGCTGATCACGACGGCGCTGGCGATCAGCGCCTGGTGGTTCGCGCGCAACCTGCGGCTCTACGGCGATGTCTTCGGGCTAGCCATGTTCCGCGAGTCGTTTGCCACCGGCGCGTTCGAGCCCGACCGCTGGCAAAGCTGGCAGCATGGCCTGTGGAACCTGCTGCGCTCAAGCTGGGGCATGTTCGGCTGGCTGACGATCGCCCTACCCGATGGGCTGTACCGCGTCTTCGGCGTGCTGCTGCTGCTGGCGGCGATCGGGCAGATCTCGGCCATAGCGCGCGGACTGTGGCATCGGCGGGTCCGCATGGCGCTGCTGCTGCTCGGCAGCGTGATCCTGGCGCTGCTCTGGGTAGTGCTCTTCGCCTTCACCGCCGGCGCAGTCGCTTGGCAAGGCCGTTTCCTGTTGCCGGCGATCAGCGCGCTGGCGATCCTGCTGGCCGGTGGAGTGGGCCTGGTCTTCCCGGCGCGCAGCGCGCTGTGGCTGCTGATCACGCTGCTGGCGCTGCTGGCGCCGCTCCTGCCGCGCGCCGTGATCGCGCCGGCGTATCCGAGCTATGTCATCGCGCCGCCGGCCGCCGACTTCGGGAACGTGTACGGGCGCTTCAGCCTGCCCTGGAAGCGCGGCATCGAGCTACGCGATGTGCAACTGCCGCACCAGGCGCGCATGGACGAGACGATTACGGTGCAGCTCACCTGGCATGCGCTGGAGCGCATGGATCGACGCTGGGCCGTCTTTATCCATCTGGTCGATCAACAGGAACAGATCGTCGCGCAGCGCAACGCCGAGCCATTGGACGGCGCCTTCCCGATGAGCGCCTGGGTCGCCGGCGACTGGATCCGCGACCCGCACGGGCTGCGCCTGAGCGCGCCGCCCGGCAGCTACGAGCTGCGCATCGGCGTCTGGGATCCGCACAGCAATGCGCGCCTGGGCGTGTACGACCGCGACGATCAGCTCTTTGGCGACTATGTCAGCGCCGGCACGATCACCATCACCGGCGCACGATCTTGGAGGTGATATGCGCGTTCCGCTCTCCTGGTTACGAGCATTCGTCGATCTACCGATCGCCCCCGAAGCTCTGGCCGAACGCCTGACCATGGCCGGCCTAGAGGTCAGCGCGATCGATTATGTGGGCGTCGAGCCGCCGGCGGGATCGCCCTGGGCGCCTGACCTACAGGGGCCGGAGCCGCCACGCTACATCCCCTGGGATCCGGCGCGCGTGGTGGTCGGCGAGATCGTCGAGGTGCAGCCGCACCCCAATGCCGACCGGCTCAGCGTGCCCACCGTCAGCTATGGCGATGGACGCACGATCAGCGTGGTTACAGGCGCGCCCAACATCAAGGTCGGCATGCGCGGCCAGAAGGTTGCCCTGGCGTTGGCCGGCGCGCGCCTGATCGACGGCCACAGCGCGACGCGCCGCTGGCTGACGCTCAAGCCCACCAAGCTACGCGGCGTGCCCTCCGAGGGCATGGTCTGCTCCGAGCTGGAGTTGGGCCTGTCCGACGAGCACGAGGGCATCCTGTTCCTGCCCGACGACGCGCCGGTAGGCGTGCCGCTGCGCGACTACCTGGGCGATGTCGTGCTGGAGATCGATATTCTGCCCAACATGGCGCGCGCCCTGTCGATCATCGGCGTAGCGCGCGAGGTCGCGGCGCTGCTGGGCCAGCCGCTGCGCCTGCCCGAGCCGCACGTGGTCGCCGAAGGGCCACCCATCGCCGGACGCGCACAGGTCAGCGTCGAAAACGCCGAGGACTGCCCGCGCTTCGCCGTCGGTCTGATCGAAGGCGTGACGGTTGGTCCATCGCCCTTCTGGATGCAGCATCGCCTGCGGCTGGCCGGCATGCGTCCGATCTCCAACATCGTGGACGTGTCCAATTATGTCATGCTGGAGTGGGGCCAGCCGACGCACGCCTTCGACGCCGATAAGGTGGCCGATCGCCATCTGATCATTCGGCGCGCGCAGCCGGGCGAGACGCTGCGCACGCTCGACAACCAGCTCCGCACGCTCTCGCCGGAGCACATCGTGGTTGCCGATACCCGCGGCGCGCAGTCGCTGGCCGGCGTGATGGGTGGCCTCGATACCGAGGTAACCGACCAGACGCGCAATGTGCTCCTGGAAGCGGCGATCTGGAAGCCAAGCGCGATCCGGCGCACGGCGCAGGCGTTCAAGCTACCGAGCGAGGCGTCGCGGCGCTTCGAGCGCGGCGTTGATCCCGAACTGCCGCCATTGGCACTACGGCGCGCGCTGGAACTAATGCGCGAGCTGGCCGGCGGTACGGTCGCCGCGGGCCTGATCGACGTGTATGGACAGCCCTACCAGCCTAGACGCATCGAACTTACCACGCAGGAGGTGCGCCGGTTACTGGGCATCGAGCTCAGCGCGGCGCAGATCGCCGATCTGCTGACGCCGCTCGGCTTCGAGTGCGAGGTCGGCGTGGACAGCGTGCTGGTGATCGTCCCCTCGTTCCGCCAGGACGTGACCTTCACCGCCGACCTGGCCGAAGAGGTGGCGCGCATGTACGGCTATGAACGGCTCCCGCAGACGCGCCTGGCCGATGAGCTTCCGCCACAGTACAGCGATGCCTGGCTGCTGGGCGAGCGTATGGTGCGCGACACACTGGTCGCCTGCGGCCTGACCGAAGCGATCACCTACTCGCTGACCGGCCCCGAAGCGATCGCGGCGCTGGAGGGCACGCCGCCCGATGCGGCTGCCTACCTGCGCCTTGCCAATCCGATCGCGCCGGAGCGCGCGCTGCTGCGCCAATCGCTCCTGCCCGAGCTGCTGCGCGCCGTAGCCGCCGACGTGCGCGAGCGCGAGCAGGTGCGTCTCTTCGAAGTGGGCCGTGTCTATCTGCCCCGACCGGGCGAGCCGCTACCGGACGAGCCGCGCCGTCTGGCGATCGTGCTGGCCGGGCGGCGCGAACCGTTGTCGTGGCACGCCGCCGAAGCGCCACTCCTGGACTACTTCGACCTCAAGGGCGTGCTGGAGACGCTGTTCGAGCGCCTGGGACTGCGCGAGCAGGTGCGCTTCCTGCCGAGCGACGACGCACGCTTCCATCCGGGTCGCGCCGCGACGCTGGTCACGCAGGCCGGTCGCCGGCTTGGCCTGGCCGGCGAGCTGCATCCCGACACCCGCGAACGCCTCGACATCGAACTGCGACGCGTCGTTGCCGCCGAGCTGGACCTGGATGCCCTGCTCGAACTGCGCGCGCCGGCGCGCTACCGGGTCATTGCCCGTCAACCAGCGGTGGATCAGGATATCGCTGTGATCGCACCGCAACATGTAGCGGCGGAACAGATCCGCGCGCTGATCCGCGAGACTGCCGGCCCGCTGCTGGAACGGCTGGAGCTGTTCGACGTGTACGAGGGCGCGCCGATCCCCGCGGGCCAGCGCAGCCTAGCCTTCCGGCTCTGGTTCCGCGCGCCGGATCGCACCCTTTCGGACGCCGACGTGAACAAGATCCGCGAGCGCATCGCCAGGCGCTTGCAGAGCGACCTGGGCGCGACCATTCGCGCCTAGCGGCGCGACCACGTGGCTCAGCCGCGCTCCTGCCCGGCAGATTGGGCGGGAGCGCGGAGCCGCGCCGTCTCCAGCAGCTCGCGGGCGGCGGCCAGTACCTCAGCGACCGGCACCTCAGCCACAAACGAGACATCGTGGTCGCAGGCAGCGTGCAAGCGATGGCGGCCACAGTGTGGACAGGAGAGCCGCCAGCCGATCACCGGACGGTGGCGTGCGCGCGTTGCCGGCGCGGCGTTGATCACGTTCGGCCCCCAGTAGATGCCCACCGTGGGTGCGCCCACGGTGATCGCCAGATGCAGCGGGCCGGAATCGTTGGAGATGACCACATGGCTGCACGCAAACAGCGCGGCCAGCCCGCCCAGCGAAAGACGCCCCCACAGGTTGTGCGCCGGGTAGCGCATCGCCGCGACAACACCCGCCACCAGTGGTTGTTCATCGGCGCGCGCGCCGGTCACCACCACCGTCGCGCCCTGGGCGGCCAGCGCATCCCCGAGCTGCGCGAAGCGCTCCACCGGCCAGCGGCGCATGGCCGCCCCCGCGCCGGGATGCAGGGCCACCAGCATGGATCCGTCCTCGGGCAGCGCGGCGCGCACCTCGGCATGGTCGGCCTCGGTCAGCCACAGCCGCGGCTCTAGCCCCACCGGCGGCGCGCCGACCAGCGCCACCACCTCCAGCCAACGCAGTGTTTCGTTCTGGAAATAGACGTAGGGGATCCAGCGGTCCAGCTGCGCGGCGTCGGGCGTGCGCGTGCCGGCGGTCAGGCGCGCGCCCAGGCGCAGCACGAAGGGATTGGAGTAGCGTCCGCCGCCGTGCAGTTGCAGCGCCAGATCGAAGCGCTCGCGGCGCATCGCGGCGAAGAAGCGCTCCAGCTCCGCCGGATCCTCCACCGGCGGGCCATCTGGCCCCTCGTTGACGCCTCGGCTCGGCGGCGTGACGATCACCCGATCGACCGGCCCCGGTCGTCCGTTGAGCAGGCCGGCATGCCACGCCTGGCCCAGCAGCGTGATTTCGGCGTGGGGATAGGCGGCCCGCAGCGCCTCCAGCGCCGGCAGCGCAAAGATGAAATCGCCAATGCCGTTGGCGCGTAGCACGGCGATCTTGCGTACAGCGGGCAGGCGCGCTCCGTGACTCAGCATCGTTGCTTCCCACCTCCAGCCCAAGGATGAACCACCACGCGATGGCTGCACCCAACTGGCAACCTGCGTGCCCGGAGCGCGCCGACCAACAAAAAAAGCCGCCTCCCCCAGGGGAAGCAGCACGCCAGGCCGCGGTCCGGCGGAGAACGCTATTCCACCAAAGCCTGCAGGGGCACACCGCTGCGGTAGGCAATCTGGCGCCGAATGGCGCGCTGCGCCTGCGCAGCCACCACCCCATCGATCGGCTGCAACTGCGGCACCTGGCCACGCCAGGTAAGGCAGCGCAGCAGTGTGACGATCGCCTTCAAGCCGTCGATCTTGCGGATCTTCTTGCCCTCTTCGTAGGTGCGCCCCATGTATGAGATCGGCACTTCGTAGATGCGGTAGCCCAGCCGCAGCACCTTGGCCGCAATCTCCGGCTCGATACGAAAATCGTTGCTCTCCAGCTCCAAGCTGCGCAGGATCTCGGTGCGCATCACTTTGTAGCAGGTCTCCATGTCCGAGATCCAGGCGTTGTACAGCAAATTGGTCAGAAACGTCAGCAACTTGTTGCCGATCGCGTTCCAGAAGTACATGCCCGTATGCCGCCCGATGAAGCGCGAGCCGAAGACGACCTGCACCTTGCCTTCAACGATCGGCCGCACCAGCTCGTAGTAGTCGGTCGGGTCGTACTCCAGGTCGGCGTCCTGGATGATGGTGATCGCGCCGCGCGCCACGGCTAGCCCGCTGCGGATCGCCTCGCCCTTGCCGCGGTTGCGCGGGTGGCGCAGCACCCGCACCGTCGGGTCGGCGGCGGCGATCTCCTGGAGGATGGCGTAGGTACCGTCGCGCGAGTGGTCATCCACCACGATGATCTCTTTGTCGAGCTTGACCGCGCGCACTTGCTCGAGGATCGCGCGGATGGTGCGCTCCTCGTTGTAGCACGGCATGATCACCGACAGGAGTGGCGTAGATCGGCTGTTCTGTTCTTGCATGGGCCATCGCCTCGTCGCTGTTGTAGGAGGCGAGGCCATTGTACCATGCCGTCGCGCCGCTGCTGCGCCAGGATCGCCCTGACCATTGGACATAGCTGCCAACGGGACTTAAAGCGTACTGCGCGATCCGCCTGGGATCGCGCAGTGCAGGGAGATTGGGACGGTGTCCTTCGTTTACACATACCCCGTGCCACCGCTCAGGGCACGGCCAGCCGGAGGATCTGGCCCACGCCGCCGTTGACAACATAGAGCACACCTTCACGCCAGGTCAGGCCCTTGGGTATGTTGAGCGACGGCTCGGTCTTGATCCGCCGCAGCAATTGACCGTCGCTGCCGAACTCGGCAATGCTGTTGCTGCGCGCCAGCGAGGCCCATACCCGTCCGTCGGGTGCAACCGTGATCGCGGGATCGTCGTAGGTGTTGGCCGCCCAGCCGCGCACCGACAGTTCCGCCAGCGGCGTGGGATCGACTCCCTGCTCGGTGATCTGGAAGACCTGAATGCGCGCGTTCCAGGTATCGCCCACGTACAGACGCTCACGGCCATCTACCGCCAGGCCGATCGGCTCGCGCAACTGGCCCGGCGCGCTGCCTTCGCTACCGAACTGCTGCAGCACGGCGCCGTTCAGGTCGGTCACCACGATGCGCGAGTTGCCCGTATCGGCGATGTAGACCCGTCCGCGATGCACCAGCACACTGCGTGGACCGAAGAAGCCCAGCGGATGGCGCTGGTTGGCCGCCGGATCGCCGCCGTTGTCCACGGCATAGCGTTGCAGCGTCTGGCCGGTCACGGGGTCGCTGAGGGGTGCGCCGAAGGGCACGGCGCCGCTGCCCCAGCTCGCCAGCACGCGTCCCTGCGCATCGAGCTTGACCACTCGCGCGTTCCAGGTATCGGCAATGTAGAGGTTACCCGCATCATCCACCGCCACGCCCGACGGCTCATGGAACTGCCCTGGCGCATGGCCGGGCGCGCCGATCGTACGCAGCACCCGGCCGTCCTGATCCAACACCACGATGCGATGCTGCCCGGCGTCAGCCACCACCAGGTGGCCATCACGATCGATGGTGATGCCACGCGGTTGCTGCAATACCCCGCCGGCCACCACCACCTCCGCCGCGAGCGTCGCGGTCGGCGTCGTCGGCGCGGCAGCCGCACCAGCCGCCGGCAGGGCATCGCGCCGGATGAAGATCACCATCTCGCGGCCCTTCAGCTCCATGGGGAGTTCACGGTAG encodes:
- a CDS encoding glycosyltransferase family 9 protein produces the protein MLSHGARLPAVRKIAVLRANGIGDFIFALPALEALRAAYPHAEITLLGQAWHAGLLNGRPGPVDRVIVTPPSRGVNEGPDGPPVEDPAELERFFAAMRRERFDLALQLHGGGRYSNPFVLRLGARLTAGTRTPDAAQLDRWIPYVYFQNETLRWLEVVALVGAPPVGLEPRLWLTEADHAEVRAALPEDGSMLVALHPGAGAAMRRWPVERFAQLGDALAAQGATVVVTGARADEQPLVAGVVAAMRYPAHNLWGRLSLGGLAALFACSHVVISNDSGPLHLAITVGAPTVGIYWGPNVINAAPATRARHRPVIGWRLSCPHCGRHRLHAACDHDVSFVAEVPVAEVLAAARELLETARLRAPAQSAGQERG
- the pheT gene encoding phenylalanine--tRNA ligase subunit beta, with the translated sequence MRVPLSWLRAFVDLPIAPEALAERLTMAGLEVSAIDYVGVEPPAGSPWAPDLQGPEPPRYIPWDPARVVVGEIVEVQPHPNADRLSVPTVSYGDGRTISVVTGAPNIKVGMRGQKVALALAGARLIDGHSATRRWLTLKPTKLRGVPSEGMVCSELELGLSDEHEGILFLPDDAPVGVPLRDYLGDVVLEIDILPNMARALSIIGVAREVAALLGQPLRLPEPHVVAEGPPIAGRAQVSVENAEDCPRFAVGLIEGVTVGPSPFWMQHRLRLAGMRPISNIVDVSNYVMLEWGQPTHAFDADKVADRHLIIRRAQPGETLRTLDNQLRTLSPEHIVVADTRGAQSLAGVMGGLDTEVTDQTRNVLLEAAIWKPSAIRRTAQAFKLPSEASRRFERGVDPELPPLALRRALELMRELAGGTVAAGLIDVYGQPYQPRRIELTTQEVRRLLGIELSAAQIADLLTPLGFECEVGVDSVLVIVPSFRQDVTFTADLAEEVARMYGYERLPQTRLADELPPQYSDAWLLGERMVRDTLVACGLTEAITYSLTGPEAIAALEGTPPDAAAYLRLANPIAPERALLRQSLLPELLRAVAADVREREQVRLFEVGRVYLPRPGEPLPDEPRRLAIVLAGRREPLSWHAAEAPLLDYFDLKGVLETLFERLGLREQVRFLPSDDARFHPGRAATLVTQAGRRLGLAGELHPDTRERLDIELRRVVAAELDLDALLELRAPARYRVIARQPAVDQDIAVIAPQHVAAEQIRALIRETAGPLLERLELFDVYEGAPIPAGQRSLAFRLWFRAPDRTLSDADVNKIRERIARRLQSDLGATIRA
- a CDS encoding DUF2142 domain-containing protein, with amino-acid sequence MDGEHRQIGLAATPPLALRPALAVPRAWLAGALVLLHISLALWWSTVVPLGEGPDEPGHFAYVLFLAREGRLPVQRADPTASDVPGEGHQPPLAYWLMQPAVRWLPAEQRTLELGANPAFRWNGGAQPNAFFRSSRDIWPYQGVGRAWHLARAVSALLGGLTVLTTYLAARRVWPEQSWLALGATAIVALHPQLLFAHALVSNDPLLIALGSLLLLVCLRIAGDAPLDPRRGSLLAGALLGLMLITKQSALLFAPLPLLALTVRGDRRWRERLGDMLLLITTALAISAWWFARNLRLYGDVFGLAMFRESFATGAFEPDRWQSWQHGLWNLLRSSWGMFGWLTIALPDGLYRVFGVLLLLAAIGQISAIARGLWHRRVRMALLLLGSVILALLWVVLFAFTAGAVAWQGRFLLPAISALAILLAGGVGLVFPARSALWLLITLLALLAPLLPRAVIAPAYPSYVIAPPAADFGNVYGRFSLPWKRGIELRDVQLPHQARMDETITVQLTWHALERMDRRWAVFIHLVDQQEQIVAQRNAEPLDGAFPMSAWVAGDWIRDPHGLRLSAPPGSYELRIGVWDPHSNARLGVYDRDDQLFGDYVSAGTITITGARSWR